The proteins below are encoded in one region of Telopea speciosissima isolate NSW1024214 ecotype Mountain lineage chromosome 10, Tspe_v1, whole genome shotgun sequence:
- the LOC122642345 gene encoding pentatricopeptide repeat-containing protein At3g16610-like has protein sequence MELSTSAIPQKIPIVLPSRTQTKDPKAWKSIIRNHARLRNDRAVLTSYTQMEASGVSPDIFVLPLVLKACTRLKEVEKGRKVHSDIRAMGLTEDIRVRTSLVDFYCKCGFLEEALHLFEESPNRDTVFWNAMICGYVGNSQHKDAVLLFARMQSENLRPSSVTLVGLLSACGELLELRSGQEIHCHCLRNGLFDSESHVGTALIGFYSRFNLRVSRLVFDLMVVRNIVSWNAMISGYVNAEDSSEAHRLFMSLLIDEIRLNSVTVLIMVQSCTSKGFAEFGKQIHQLAIKNGFSSDIFIVNALIVTYSKNGSLESSHKLFETIPTTKRDVALWNAMLSAFKEFGSSDEAFRSFERMRSECIRANTTTIAILLSTCTDSDNGLEKGKSLHAHVIKSGIDMDASLGNAVMGMYIDLECIYSAQNFFNEMSSMNVVSWNTLILALAHNKLTGQLL, from the exons ATGGAGTTATCTACTTCAGCTATTCCTCAGAAGATTCCTATCGTACTACCCTCCAGAACTCAAACCAAAGACCCCAAAGCCTGGAAATCAATAATTCGAAACCATGCCAGGCTGAGAAACGACCGAGCAGTGCTCACTTCTTATACCCAAATGGAGGCATCAGGGGTTTCTCCTGATATCTTCGTTTTACCACTCGTCCTCAAGGCATGTACCCGGCTAAAAGAGGTCGAAAAAGGCAGGAAGGTCCATTCAGATATTCGGGCCATGGGGTTAACTGAAGATATTCGAGTTCGGACTTCTCTTGTTGATTTTTACTGCAAATGTGGATTTCTTGAAGAAGCTCTTCATCTGTTCGAAGAATCGCCGAACAGAGACACAGTTTTTTGGAATGCTATGATTTGTGGGTATGTGGGAAATTCGCAGCACAAGGATGCTGTTTTGTTGTTTGCACGGATGCAGAGTGAGAATCTGAGACCCAGTTCGGTTACTCTGGTGGGTCTGCTTTCGGCATGCGGGGAACTCTTGGAGTTGAGATCAGGACAGGAGATACACTGTCATTGTTTGAGGAATGGGTTGTTTGATTCAGAATCTCATGTGGGTACTGCTTTGATCGGTTTTTACTCAAGATTCAATTTAAGGGTATCGCGTCTTGTGTTTGATTTGATGGTGGTCAGGAACATTGTATCATGGAATGCAATGATTTCTGGGTATGTTAATGCGGAAGATTCCTCTGAAGCACATAGACTTTTTATGTCGTTGCTAATTGATGAAATCAGGCTGAATTCTGTAACAGTTTTGATTATGGTCCAGTCCTGTACGAGCAAAGGGTTTGCTGAATTTGGGAAGCAAATCCATCAGCTTGCCattaaaaatgggttttcttcTGATATATTCATAGTGAATGCTTTGATTGTTACGTATAGCAAGAATGGGAGCCTAGAATCTTCACATAAACTGTTTGAGACCATTCCCACTACTAAAAGAGATGTTGCTTTATGGAATGCTATGCTGTCTGCCTTTAAAGAGTTTGGATCCTCTGATGAAGCTTTCCGATCGTTTGAGAGAATGAGATCAGAATGCATTAGAGCGAACACAACAACAATTGCAATTCTATTGTCAACTTGTACGGACTCAGATAATGGATTGGAGAAGGGCAAAAGCTTGCATGCTCATGTAATCAAAAGTGGGATAGATATGGATGCATCTCTTGGAAATGCTGTAATGGGAATGTACATCGATCTAGAATGCATATACTCTgcccaaaatttttttaatgaaatgagTAGTATGAATGTAGTGTCATGGAACACCCTAATTCTGGCATTAGCTCATAACAAATTGACAGGTCAG ctgttgtaa